From a single Xyrauchen texanus isolate HMW12.3.18 chromosome 26, RBS_HiC_50CHRs, whole genome shotgun sequence genomic region:
- the LOC127619775 gene encoding eukaryotic translation initiation factor 1b-like: MSAIQNLQTFDPFADATKGDDRLPAGTEDYIHIRIQQRNGRKTLTTVQGIADDYDKKKLVKAFKKKFACNGTVIEHPEYGEVIQLQGDQRKNICQFLTDIELAKEEQLKVHGF, encoded by the exons ATGTCCGCTATCCAGAACCTCCAAACTTTTG ACCCCTTTGCTGATGCAACTAAGGGTGATGATCGGCTCCCTGCTGGGACTGAGGACTACATCCATATAAGAATCCAACAAAGGAACGGGCGAAAGACTCTGACCACGGTTCAGGGCATAGCCGATGACTATGATAAAAAGAAGCTAGTCAAGGCCTTCAAGAAG AAATTTGCCTGCAATGGCACTGTGATTGAGCACCCCGAGTATGGTGAAGTAATTCAGCTGCAAGGTGATCAACGCAAGAACATTTGCCAGTTTCTGACTGAT ATTGAACTGGCCAAAGAAGAGCAGCTCAAAGTCCACGGGTTCTAG